The Paenibacillus macerans genome includes a window with the following:
- a CDS encoding glycoside hydrolase family 3 C-terminal domain-containing protein, translating to MKAKIKDIVAKLTLEEKAGLCSGLDFWHTKGVERLQIPSVMMTDGPHGLRKQSASADHLGLNDSVPATCFPSAAGLAASWNRDLIRSVGEALGKECQAEGVAMLLGPGANIKRSPLCGRNFEYFSEDPYLSSEMAAHHIQGVQSQGVGTSLKHFAVNNQEHRRMSTDAVVDERTLHEIYLRSFEGAVVQSQPWSVMCSYNRVNGEYASENHYLLTEILREKWGFEGFVVSDWGAVNERARGLAAGLELEMPSSGGAGDAKIVAAVQNGSLSEAVLDQAVERILSFIFKAAENREEQAGFDAEEHHRLARIAAQESMVLLKNEGGILPLSKTGTIAVIGEFAEKPRYQGGGSSHVNPTRLDLALDELTKAAGGSAKIVYAQGFELERDECDAELLRDAADKAANADAAVLFIGLPDRYESEGYDRTHLRLPANQIAVLEAVAQAQPNLVVVLSNGSPVEMPWIGKAKAVLEGYLGGQAAGGAVADILFGDANPSGKLAETFPVRLEDNPSYLFFPGEGDRVEYREGIFVGYRYYDTKRVEPLFPFGHGLSYTTFEYGELKLDKSRIRDDEKVSVSLQVTNTGDRAGKEIVQLYVRDVESSVIRPDKELKGFRKVELQPGETQTVVFELDKSAFAYYNTALKDWHAESGEYRILIGKSSRDIVLEGAVEVVSATAVPVVYTANSLIGDLMEQAATRDIAKELMAATGLLAASEDEPDDMMLALMKYMPLRGTVAFSQGKFTHAMLSELLDRLNGGAGAQAQGRAE from the coding sequence ATGAAAGCGAAGATCAAGGACATCGTCGCCAAACTGACTTTGGAAGAAAAAGCGGGCCTGTGCTCCGGCCTCGATTTTTGGCATACGAAAGGCGTGGAGCGGCTCCAGATTCCCTCCGTCATGATGACGGACGGCCCGCACGGCTTACGCAAGCAAAGCGCTTCCGCCGATCACCTCGGCCTCAATGACAGCGTGCCGGCCACTTGCTTCCCGTCCGCTGCCGGACTGGCCGCGTCGTGGAACCGCGACTTGATCCGCAGCGTCGGCGAAGCGCTGGGCAAGGAATGCCAGGCGGAAGGCGTGGCCATGCTGCTGGGACCGGGAGCCAATATCAAACGTTCGCCGCTGTGCGGGCGGAATTTCGAGTATTTTTCCGAGGACCCTTATCTGTCTTCCGAAATGGCCGCCCACCATATTCAGGGGGTGCAAAGCCAGGGCGTGGGCACCTCGCTGAAGCATTTTGCCGTCAACAACCAGGAGCATCGCAGAATGTCTACGGACGCGGTGGTTGATGAGCGGACTTTGCATGAAATTTATTTGCGGAGCTTTGAGGGGGCGGTTGTGCAGTCCCAGCCGTGGAGCGTCATGTGTTCCTACAACCGGGTGAACGGGGAATACGCCTCGGAAAACCATTATTTGTTAACGGAGATTTTACGCGAAAAATGGGGCTTTGAAGGTTTCGTCGTGTCCGATTGGGGAGCGGTCAACGAACGGGCCCGCGGGCTGGCCGCCGGGCTTGAGTTGGAGATGCCGTCCAGCGGCGGCGCGGGAGACGCCAAAATCGTCGCAGCCGTCCAAAACGGCAGCTTGTCCGAAGCGGTGTTGGACCAGGCGGTGGAACGGATTCTTTCCTTTATATTCAAAGCGGCGGAAAACCGCGAAGAGCAGGCGGGCTTCGACGCGGAGGAGCATCACCGGCTGGCCCGGATCGCCGCTCAGGAGAGCATGGTGCTGCTGAAAAATGAGGGGGGCATTCTGCCGCTCAGCAAAACGGGAACGATCGCCGTGATCGGCGAATTCGCCGAAAAGCCCCGTTACCAGGGGGGCGGAAGCTCGCACGTCAACCCGACGCGCCTGGACCTGGCCTTGGACGAACTGACCAAAGCGGCGGGCGGCAGCGCGAAAATCGTGTATGCCCAAGGCTTCGAGCTGGAGCGGGACGAGTGTGACGCCGAGCTGCTGCGCGATGCGGCCGACAAGGCGGCGAACGCCGACGCGGCGGTGCTGTTTATCGGCCTGCCGGACCGCTACGAATCGGAAGGCTACGACCGGACGCATCTGCGGCTGCCGGCCAACCAGATCGCCGTGCTGGAGGCGGTGGCCCAAGCGCAGCCGAATCTGGTCGTGGTGCTGAGCAACGGCTCGCCGGTGGAAATGCCGTGGATCGGCAAGGCCAAGGCCGTTCTGGAAGGCTATTTGGGCGGCCAAGCGGCGGGCGGCGCCGTGGCCGACATCCTGTTCGGCGATGCCAACCCGAGCGGCAAGCTGGCGGAAACTTTCCCCGTGCGGCTGGAGGACAATCCCTCCTACCTGTTTTTCCCCGGCGAGGGCGATCGCGTGGAATACCGGGAGGGCATTTTCGTCGGTTACCGCTACTACGACACTAAGCGGGTGGAGCCGCTGTTTCCGTTCGGCCACGGCCTCAGCTATACGACGTTCGAATACGGCGAGCTGAAGCTGGATAAAAGCCGGATACGGGACGATGAAAAAGTCTCGGTCAGCCTGCAAGTCACCAATACGGGGGACCGGGCGGGCAAAGAAATCGTTCAGCTTTACGTCCGGGACGTGGAAAGCAGCGTCATTCGGCCGGACAAAGAGCTGAAGGGCTTCCGCAAAGTCGAGCTGCAGCCGGGGGAAACGCAAACGGTCGTTTTCGAGCTGGATAAAAGCGCGTTCGCCTACTACAATACTGCGTTGAAGGATTGGCATGCCGAGTCCGGAGAATACCGGATTCTCATCGGCAAGTCGTCCCGGGACATCGTGCTTGAAGGGGCGGTCGAAGTGGTTTCTGCAACCGCTGTGCCTGTCGTATATACGGCTAATTCGCTGATCGGAGACCTGATGGAGCAGGCCGCTACCCGGGACATCGCCAAGGAGCTGATGGCGGCCACCGGGCTGCTTGCAGCAAGCGAAGACGAGCCGGATGATATGATGCTGGCGCTGATGAAATACATGCCGCTGCGCGGCACGGTTGCTTTCAGCCAGGGCAAGTTTACGCACGCGATGCTGTCCGAGTTGCTGGATCGGCTGAACGGAGGCGCAGGAGCCCAGGCCCAGGGACGGGCGGAATAA
- a CDS encoding helix-turn-helix domain-containing protein — protein sequence MTGRPDLGGRLERICHLLHEATLLPVIRTDNAGLIQSCRPDALPANPKYGGLQEQLTEWLGERSPMAVPMLHSTPFLEHFLLVSTGEEGKLAGGWIMIGPAVSAAWPEDLLAGLLRDLMVPQRQRPVWLAYYRNLPVIDKSRLLYAGLLVHEWLTGQSLDLADLIDASEPAAEGAALKPAALASLRLSGTREEGVYHHSPDTEKLFLKHIQHGNKKELFRAFAALADQGVGILSRRSPLRHQKNIAITVITLATRAAMEGGMFPEEAYTLSDMHIQHIEELGEVNKVESALQAALGDFADGVRRGLDQRVSRPIAVCQRYIFDHLYEELALPMLAKASGVSAVHLSRLFRRETGISLTEYIQRQRVEEAKQLLSLSAYSLSDISARLQFHDQSYFTKVFKKYAGVTPKQYRHGRLGTAGSEPPPPGRLTSDYTKPNR from the coding sequence ATGACTGGACGGCCGGATCTTGGCGGGCGGTTGGAGCGCATCTGCCACCTGCTTCATGAAGCAACTTTGCTGCCCGTTATCCGTACGGATAACGCGGGCCTGATCCAAAGCTGCCGCCCGGATGCGCTTCCGGCAAATCCAAAATACGGCGGCCTGCAGGAGCAGCTCACCGAATGGCTCGGCGAACGCTCTCCCATGGCCGTTCCGATGCTGCATTCCACCCCTTTCCTGGAACATTTCCTCCTCGTCTCCACGGGAGAAGAAGGTAAGCTTGCCGGCGGATGGATTATGATCGGTCCGGCGGTTTCGGCGGCTTGGCCGGAGGACCTGCTGGCCGGACTGTTGCGGGATCTCATGGTCCCGCAGCGGCAGCGCCCCGTATGGCTTGCATATTACCGGAACCTGCCAGTAATCGACAAGAGCCGGCTGCTGTACGCAGGGCTGCTCGTCCACGAATGGCTCACCGGCCAATCCCTGGACCTGGCCGATTTGATCGATGCGTCCGAACCCGCGGCGGAAGGCGCCGCCCTGAAGCCGGCCGCCCTGGCTTCCCTCCGCCTTTCCGGCACCCGGGAGGAGGGCGTCTACCACCATTCGCCGGACACCGAAAAGCTGTTTCTGAAGCACATCCAACACGGGAACAAAAAAGAGCTGTTTCGGGCCTTCGCCGCCCTCGCGGACCAAGGGGTGGGCATTTTGTCCCGGCGCAGTCCCCTGCGGCACCAAAAAAACATCGCCATTACCGTCATCACGCTGGCGACGCGGGCGGCGATGGAAGGCGGCATGTTTCCGGAGGAAGCTTACACCTTAAGCGATATGCACATTCAACATATCGAGGAGCTTGGGGAGGTCAATAAAGTGGAAAGCGCGCTGCAGGCGGCCTTGGGCGACTTCGCCGACGGCGTAAGACGCGGCCTGGATCAGCGCGTATCCCGGCCGATCGCGGTTTGCCAGCGCTACATTTTCGATCATCTGTACGAGGAGCTTGCCCTGCCGATGTTGGCGAAGGCTTCCGGCGTAAGCGCCGTCCACCTCTCCCGGCTGTTCCGGCGGGAAACGGGCATCAGCCTGACCGAATACATCCAGCGGCAGCGGGTGGAGGAAGCCAAACAACTGTTGTCCTTGTCCGCCTACTCCCTTTCCGACATCTCCGCCCGGCTGCAGTTTCACGACCAGAGCTATTTTACCAAAGTGTTCAAAAAATACGCCGGCGTAACGCCGAAACAATACCGGCATGGGCGGCTCGGAACCGCCGGCTCGGAACCGCCGCCCCCCGGACGGCTGACTTCCGACTATACAAAACCAAATCGCTGA
- a CDS encoding BglG family transcription antiterminator has translation MIQVNLTEKETNLLKLFLDNEQPLPVKQLMLSLNISDKTLRSMVRKINALLGEFGAEIALLRGSGYVLEGGDRPAIQRAAEEAGASEQALAVQVFRLMIDLPGYVTMENIGERFYISKSKLNGVLGNMKEQMKPFGLELKAKPHHGMKIAGEELGKRLAIASLLREQQYLRPGEFQAVEPIVIGEFQARSIRCSDIVLENLIYHIKIMLRRCAIGHVILLERNGGYEDNPDFHLTDAILGGLERELKLTLPASEKMYLYSYLIGQISSIKQDALKDTRVKIEMIIDAFLQKIEQVYDVSLWDDSRLRSGLVFHLEPLIGRLHNDVHLKNPILREIKQQFPFAFNLAVLLAEEIQRIYQKKLIDDDIAYLTMHIGLALERDVQRGKIHFDRIAIVCTTGQGTAELLKFKIEHTFPNAHYVKTFSLFNKEEVLKFAPDIVFSTVPVEIGGIPVEIISPFFTDEDKAKLTVYQKRKEKERLIGRYFSEDLFYGALSAGTKQEAIHKMCSRIAETGITPPDFEELCLIRENLGSTAFGNLIALVHPIELCSAVTKVGVGILKKQIDWAGVPVKVVFVIAQAKSSEARDLLLLIQEIVHDSSLMIRLCEAESFAEFKRILLKDAGR, from the coding sequence ATGATCCAGGTGAACTTAACCGAAAAAGAAACAAACCTCTTAAAGCTGTTTCTGGATAACGAACAGCCGCTGCCGGTCAAACAACTAATGCTCAGCTTAAACATCAGCGACAAAACGCTGCGCAGCATGGTCAGGAAAATCAACGCTTTATTGGGAGAGTTCGGCGCGGAAATCGCGCTCTTGCGCGGCAGCGGATATGTGCTGGAAGGCGGGGACAGACCGGCGATCCAGCGGGCTGCCGAGGAGGCGGGGGCCTCGGAGCAGGCGCTGGCGGTTCAGGTGTTCCGCTTGATGATCGATCTGCCGGGATATGTGACGATGGAGAACATCGGCGAGCGTTTCTATATCAGTAAAAGCAAGCTGAACGGCGTGCTCGGCAACATGAAGGAGCAGATGAAGCCGTTTGGTCTTGAGCTAAAGGCCAAGCCGCACCACGGCATGAAAATCGCCGGGGAGGAGTTGGGCAAAAGGCTGGCGATCGCTTCGCTGCTGCGCGAGCAACAGTATCTGCGGCCGGGTGAATTTCAAGCCGTCGAACCGATCGTAATCGGTGAATTTCAAGCCCGCAGCATCCGGTGTTCGGATATCGTGCTGGAAAATTTGATCTATCATATCAAAATCATGCTCAGACGCTGCGCCATCGGCCATGTCATCCTGCTGGAGCGGAACGGCGGGTATGAGGACAACCCCGATTTTCACCTGACGGACGCCATTCTCGGCGGTTTGGAGCGGGAACTGAAGCTAACGCTTCCGGCATCCGAGAAAATGTACCTGTACTCGTATCTGATCGGCCAGATCAGTTCGATCAAACAGGACGCGTTAAAGGACACCCGGGTAAAAATCGAGATGATCATCGACGCGTTTTTGCAAAAGATCGAGCAGGTTTACGATGTGTCGCTATGGGATGACAGCCGGCTGCGCAGCGGTCTGGTGTTCCATTTGGAGCCTTTGATCGGCCGCCTGCACAACGACGTGCATTTGAAAAATCCGATTCTGAGGGAGATCAAGCAGCAGTTTCCCTTCGCTTTTAACCTGGCCGTACTGCTGGCGGAAGAAATTCAGCGGATCTATCAGAAGAAGCTGATCGACGACGATATCGCTTACCTGACCATGCATATCGGTTTGGCGCTTGAGCGTGACGTGCAAAGGGGCAAAATCCACTTTGACCGAATCGCCATCGTCTGCACGACCGGCCAGGGAACGGCGGAATTGCTCAAGTTCAAAATCGAGCATACGTTTCCGAACGCCCATTACGTCAAGACGTTTTCGCTGTTCAACAAAGAGGAAGTGCTGAAATTTGCGCCCGATATCGTCTTTTCCACCGTGCCGGTCGAGATCGGCGGCATTCCGGTGGAGATTATCAGTCCCTTTTTTACCGATGAAGATAAAGCGAAGCTTACGGTTTACCAGAAACGGAAGGAAAAAGAGCGGCTGATCGGGCGGTATTTTTCCGAAGATTTGTTTTATGGGGCGCTATCCGCAGGGACGAAGCAGGAGGCGATCCATAAAATGTGCAGCCGCATCGCCGAAACCGGTATTACCCCGCCCGATTTCGAGGAACTGTGCCTGATCCGCGAAAATCTGGGCAGCACCGCTTTCGGCAATTTGATCGCGCTCGTGCATCCGATCGAGCTGTGCTCGGCGGTCACCAAAGTCGGCGTGGGCATCCTGAAGAAACAGATCGACTGGGCGGGCGTCCCGGTGAAAGTCGTGTTCGTGATCGCCCAGGCCAAAAGCAGCGAGGCGCGGGATTTGCTGCTGCTGATCCAGGAAATCGTCCACGACTCGTCCCTGATGATCCGGCTATGCGAGGCGGAATCGTTTGCGGAGTTCAAGCGGATATTGCTTAAGGACGCGGGGCGGTAA
- a CDS encoding sulfatase-like hydrolase/transferase, which yields MPEGAASPLGLPMPKKPNIVVVVADQWRADSIGYTGCEAAVTPNLDELAKEGVGFSNAYCQLPVCVPSRCSFLSGWYPHTRGFRTMHHLMGPEEANILRTLKQDGYHVYWGGRNDFLRADADAFDYCSTRDDRYRAFFQQMRERKTKQQAAAAEPGPGPKEYDYSHFRGVTASDDKRIDREQIEHAIEFVEGYGQEEPFCLYLALSLPHPPYGVTQEWYDRIDGEKVPAPVRLTEEEWAKKPAILRGIRGNQKLYEWSDERLKEMKRVYYAMGTELDAYVGRLLDALKAKGVYDDTLVVFFSDHGDYTGDYEIAEKNQNTFEDMLTRVPLIIKPPATMAVKPRVTSALTELIDIQATLLDLLEIKPDYTHFGKSLRRVLEGEDELRDVVFAEGGRLEGENHCMDAGHAPSNEYWARTVEQEKLPQHTKAMMIRDHRYKYVYRHYEQDEFYDMRQDPYERNNLIDDPAYAPLISKFKERMLRHFFETGDVVPHRYDQRT from the coding sequence ATGCCGGAGGGTGCAGCTTCACCGCTTGGTTTGCCTATGCCGAAGAAACCGAATATTGTCGTGGTCGTTGCCGACCAGTGGAGAGCCGATTCCATCGGCTACACCGGCTGCGAAGCGGCCGTTACGCCCAACCTGGACGAACTCGCCAAGGAAGGGGTCGGCTTCTCCAACGCGTATTGCCAGCTTCCGGTCTGCGTGCCGAGCCGCTGCTCGTTTCTGTCCGGGTGGTATCCGCATACGCGGGGCTTCCGTACGATGCATCATTTAATGGGACCGGAAGAAGCCAATATTTTGCGGACGCTGAAACAAGACGGTTATCATGTGTACTGGGGCGGAAGGAACGATTTCCTGCGGGCCGATGCGGACGCCTTCGACTACTGTTCGACCAGGGACGACCGGTACAGAGCTTTTTTTCAGCAAATGAGAGAACGGAAAACGAAGCAGCAAGCAGCGGCGGCCGAGCCGGGGCCCGGCCCCAAGGAATACGATTATTCCCACTTCCGCGGGGTTACCGCGAGCGACGACAAGCGGATCGACCGGGAGCAGATTGAACATGCGATTGAATTTGTGGAAGGATATGGACAGGAGGAGCCGTTTTGCCTTTACCTGGCGTTGTCGCTGCCGCATCCTCCATACGGTGTGACGCAGGAGTGGTACGACCGCATCGATGGAGAGAAAGTTCCGGCCCCCGTTCGCCTCACCGAGGAGGAATGGGCCAAGAAACCGGCGATTTTGCGGGGCATCCGCGGCAACCAGAAGCTGTACGAATGGTCCGACGAACGTCTGAAGGAAATGAAACGGGTATACTATGCGATGGGCACGGAGCTGGACGCCTATGTCGGCCGGCTGCTGGATGCCCTTAAGGCGAAAGGCGTTTATGACGACACGCTTGTCGTTTTCTTCAGCGATCATGGGGACTATACGGGCGATTATGAAATCGCCGAGAAAAACCAAAATACGTTTGAGGATATGCTGACCCGGGTTCCGCTCATCATCAAACCGCCGGCAACTATGGCGGTTAAGCCGCGCGTGACCTCCGCGCTGACCGAACTGATCGACATCCAGGCTACCTTGCTGGATTTGCTTGAGATTAAGCCGGACTATACCCATTTCGGCAAGTCGCTGCGCCGTGTGTTGGAAGGGGAGGACGAGCTGCGGGACGTCGTGTTTGCCGAAGGCGGTCGCCTTGAAGGGGAGAACCATTGCATGGACGCCGGGCACGCGCCGAGCAATGAATATTGGGCCAGGACGGTAGAGCAGGAGAAGCTGCCCCAGCATACCAAGGCGATGATGATTCGGGACCATAGATATAAATACGTCTACCGGCATTACGAGCAGGACGAGTTTTACGATATGCGGCAGGATCCTTATGAGCGGAACAATTTGATCGACGATCCGGCATACGCGCCGCTGATCTCCAAGTTTAAGGAACGGATGCTCCGGCATTTTTTCGAAACGGGGGATGTCGTTCCGCACCGGTATGACCAGCGGACTTAA
- a CDS encoding PTS sugar transporter subunit IIB: MNILLVCAGGISTSILEKSIRDAFGPERADWKVEAHPVDQLEALIDDFDVVLLGPQIRHKLRAVEKTCAAKGKPCEVIDSRDYALSKGDKVLKRAIELAGA, translated from the coding sequence ATGAACATTTTATTGGTTTGCGCAGGAGGAATTTCCACCAGCATTTTGGAGAAAAGCATTCGCGACGCCTTTGGCCCCGAACGGGCGGACTGGAAGGTAGAAGCGCATCCGGTGGATCAGTTGGAAGCTTTAATCGACGACTTCGACGTTGTGCTGCTTGGCCCGCAGATTCGCCATAAGCTGCGCGCGGTGGAAAAAACGTGCGCGGCCAAAGGCAAGCCGTGCGAGGTGATCGACAGCCGCGACTACGCGCTGTCCAAAGGGGATAAAGTGCTTAAGCGGGCGATCGAGCTGGCGGGGGCTTAG
- a CDS encoding PTS lactose/cellobiose transporter subunit IIA, whose amino-acid sequence METNHELNLEQICMEMISSSGTARGLLLEAMDYVKPKNEQKIRELFEEANTLLRRAHRSQTSLMTGETNGRKVEMSVLVVHAQDHLMTTLTIRDLVEKLTEVL is encoded by the coding sequence ATGGAGACAAATCATGAACTTAATCTGGAACAAATTTGCATGGAAATGATCTCATCGAGCGGCACGGCCCGGGGACTTCTCTTGGAAGCGATGGACTACGTCAAGCCGAAAAATGAACAGAAAATACGGGAACTGTTCGAGGAGGCAAACACTTTGCTGCGCCGGGCGCACCGCAGCCAAACCTCGCTGATGACCGGCGAGACCAACGGGCGAAAGGTTGAGATGTCCGTATTGGTGGTTCATGCTCAAGACCACTTGATGACGACCCTGACGATTCGCGATTTGGTTGAAAAATTAACGGAGGTGCTGTAA
- a CDS encoding PTS sugar transporter subunit IIC codes for MFDRMLERIEGVMAPVADWASNNRYLRSIMTAILSTLTLTIVGAIAVIIGKPPIPQVVLESSGFIPSLLQGWAAWGEQNAWLRGINDISTGIIGIAFTLAFTFNLARHYKLNETGAVINSAMIYFLLVGQPQTIMVNDAPTLQVAMSAFGSSGIFSGIVITIITVELIRFFQTKKIGFRFPDSVPNYVQTSFNAILPGIAAVIVFVGLDKLLLGLTGAHLSQLITNLFGPLVHNFDNVYMVGFFMVLINLFWFLGIHGGSIVMPIILPIEIQNIVSNLNNYSAGLPYDKVFTTPVHFGFIAIGGAGVFALALLNTRSKSKGLRQVGKIGILPAIFNISEPTMFGTPIPLNTRLLIPFLLVPAVNTVITYAAFHWFDMLNAPILNVPAQTPVILIAMAASASVKAGLVALFIIVVDVVIYYPFYKRLESKMVAEEQEEERLAAAGEGTPSHN; via the coding sequence ATGTTCGACAGAATGTTGGAACGTATTGAGGGGGTCATGGCGCCGGTTGCCGATTGGGCTTCAAACAACCGCTATTTGCGTTCGATCATGACGGCCATTTTATCCACGCTTACACTTACGATTGTCGGAGCGATCGCCGTGATCATCGGCAAGCCTCCCATCCCGCAGGTCGTTCTGGAATCATCCGGGTTCATTCCTTCCCTGCTCCAGGGCTGGGCGGCGTGGGGGGAACAAAACGCCTGGCTTCGCGGCATCAACGATATTTCCACGGGCATCATTGGCATCGCTTTCACGCTGGCGTTTACTTTTAACCTTGCCCGGCACTACAAATTAAACGAGACGGGGGCCGTCATCAACAGCGCGATGATTTATTTTCTCCTCGTCGGCCAGCCGCAAACGATCATGGTTAACGATGCCCCCACGCTCCAAGTGGCGATGTCGGCGTTCGGCTCGTCCGGGATTTTCTCGGGAATTGTGATTACGATCATTACCGTCGAGCTGATCCGTTTCTTCCAAACGAAAAAGATCGGGTTCCGCTTTCCCGATTCTGTCCCGAATTACGTGCAAACGTCGTTTAACGCCATTCTTCCCGGCATTGCGGCGGTCATAGTCTTCGTCGGGTTGGACAAGCTTTTGCTCGGCTTGACGGGCGCTCATTTGTCGCAGTTGATCACCAACTTGTTCGGGCCGCTGGTGCATAACTTTGACAACGTCTACATGGTCGGATTCTTTATGGTGCTGATCAATTTGTTCTGGTTTCTGGGCATTCACGGCGGAAGCATTGTCATGCCGATCATATTGCCGATCGAAATCCAAAATATCGTTTCCAACCTGAACAATTATTCGGCGGGCCTGCCGTACGACAAGGTGTTTACAACGCCCGTTCATTTCGGCTTCATCGCCATCGGCGGCGCCGGGGTGTTTGCTTTGGCCCTGCTGAACACCCGCAGCAAGTCCAAAGGGCTTCGCCAAGTCGGTAAGATCGGCATTCTGCCGGCCATATTCAATATCAGCGAACCGACGATGTTCGGTACGCCGATCCCGCTAAATACGCGATTGTTGATTCCGTTTCTGCTGGTGCCTGCGGTCAATACGGTAATTACCTATGCGGCTTTTCACTGGTTCGATATGCTTAACGCACCGATTCTGAACGTGCCGGCGCAAACGCCGGTGATCCTGATCGCCATGGCCGCGTCGGCTTCGGTGAAGGCCGGTCTGGTGGCGCTCTTCATCATTGTGGTGGATGTGGTTATCTATTATCCGTTCTACAAACGCCTCGAGAGTAAAATGGTTGCCGAGGAACAGGAAGAGGAGCGCCTGGCCGCGGCCGGGGAAGGAACGCCAAGCCACAACTAG
- a CDS encoding DUF6773 family protein, producing MKWFDKKGTVRDERIEQLKNRIYKEIYVLIAIICSVSVLWKTFAYRGEQSTLLEVIILLAGGVYYVIRSIALGIYSDEVEVYEQSGKRSYGKLTLYTGLAIGLALALLIGIRSAVLYGDENTYLKYFVMVFLFSIGLYIPLFAGGLTLMHFMANKLSRKASQNDQE from the coding sequence ATGAAATGGTTCGACAAAAAAGGAACGGTGCGCGATGAGCGCATTGAGCAGTTGAAAAACCGAATCTATAAGGAAATTTACGTGCTGATCGCGATCATTTGCAGCGTCTCCGTCCTTTGGAAGACCTTTGCCTACCGCGGTGAACAATCCACGCTGCTCGAAGTTATCATCCTGCTGGCGGGCGGCGTGTATTACGTCATCCGCAGCATCGCGCTCGGCATTTATTCGGATGAGGTCGAGGTTTATGAACAAAGCGGCAAACGCTCCTACGGCAAGCTCACCTTATATACGGGACTCGCCATCGGACTTGCGCTGGCGCTGCTGATCGGCATCCGGAGCGCCGTCCTGTACGGCGATGAGAACACTTACCTAAAGTACTTTGTGATGGTATTTTTGTTTTCAATCGGCCTGTATATTCCGCTGTTTGCCGGAGGCTTGACGCTGATGCACTTTATGGCCAACAAGCTGAGCCGCAAAGCATCGCAAAATGACCAGGAGTAA
- a CDS encoding helix-turn-helix transcriptional regulator — MKNIRLKMARVEKDLSQEELAKIVGVSRQTIGLIELGKYNPTLSLCIAICKALSRTLDELFWEDDSS; from the coding sequence ATGAAAAATATCAGGTTAAAAATGGCCCGGGTCGAAAAAGACCTGTCCCAGGAAGAACTGGCCAAGATCGTAGGCGTGTCGCGGCAAACGATCGGTTTGATCGAACTAGGCAAATACAATCCCACCCTCAGCTTGTGCATCGCCATCTGCAAGGCGCTATCCCGCACGCTTGACGAGCTGTTTTGGGAGGACGATTCATCTTGA